Proteins from a genomic interval of Mesobacillus sp. S13:
- a CDS encoding flagellar hook protein FlgE: MLRSMYSGISGMKNFQTKLDVIGNNIANVNTYGFKKGRVTFKDTMNQTISGASAATENKGGKNPMQVGLGSTIASIDLIDTQSSLQTTGRALDLAISGDGYFVVKQGQSQMYTRAGNFYLDDNGTLVNGEGLKVQSYNEIGQLEDITVNVNALLPAKQTTELVMKGNLPKDAKGNSELLQQIKVVDDLGIEHVIDLKISPVDASAGSWNLSFIDRSITVDPNNPNANVVNQPITIPDYNPANPPADLSITLKVNDGNNGVRNLTVQMPVKDLTKEGGSMDANAYPDGNTQGALESFNIGSTGEINGVFSNGLVLTLGQLALAKFSNPSGLSKVGNNTFQESVNSGTANINVAGEGRGSIAAGALEMSNVDLSEEFTEMITAQRGFQANTRIITTSDEILQELVNLKR, encoded by the coding sequence ATGCTTCGTTCAATGTACTCAGGAATCAGTGGAATGAAAAACTTCCAAACAAAACTTGATGTAATCGGCAACAATATTGCCAATGTAAATACTTACGGTTTCAAAAAGGGCCGTGTTACTTTTAAAGACACAATGAATCAAACCATTTCCGGTGCAAGTGCTGCAACAGAGAACAAGGGCGGAAAAAACCCAATGCAGGTAGGGCTCGGCTCAACGATCGCCAGCATCGACCTGATCGATACACAATCCAGTTTGCAGACTACCGGACGCGCACTTGACCTCGCGATTTCAGGAGATGGCTATTTCGTTGTAAAACAAGGCCAATCGCAAATGTATACGCGTGCCGGAAACTTCTATTTGGATGATAACGGGACACTCGTTAATGGTGAGGGGTTGAAGGTGCAATCCTATAATGAAATTGGTCAGTTGGAAGATATCACTGTCAATGTAAATGCACTGTTGCCTGCTAAACAGACAACTGAGCTAGTGATGAAGGGGAACCTCCCGAAGGATGCTAAGGGCAATTCAGAATTACTTCAGCAAATCAAGGTAGTGGACGATTTAGGCATTGAGCACGTGATTGATTTGAAAATCTCGCCTGTTGACGCATCTGCAGGATCTTGGAATTTATCTTTTATAGATAGGTCGATCACTGTGGACCCTAACAATCCAAATGCCAATGTAGTTAATCAACCAATTACAATTCCTGACTATAATCCTGCCAACCCACCTGCGGATTTGTCCATTACTTTAAAGGTTAATGACGGGAATAATGGAGTCAGGAACCTGACTGTACAAATGCCAGTTAAGGATTTGACAAAAGAAGGCGGCAGCATGGACGCCAACGCTTACCCTGACGGGAATACCCAGGGCGCACTTGAAAGCTTCAACATTGGCTCGACTGGTGAAATAAATGGTGTCTTCTCAAACGGATTAGTCTTGACTCTTGGTCAATTGGCACTTGCAAAATTCAGCAATCCATCGGGACTTTCCAAGGTAGGGAATAACACATTCCAGGAATCAGTCAACTCTGGAACCGCCAATATCAATGTTGCTGGAGAAGGAAGGGGATCGATTGCGGCAGGAGCGCTTGAAATGTCCAATGTAGACCTTTCAGAGGAGTTTACCGAAATGATCACGGCTCAGCGTGGTTTCCAGGCTAATACCAGAATCATTACAACATCTGATGAAATCCTCCAGGAGCTCGTAAACTTAAAACGATAG
- a CDS encoding flagellar FlbD family protein translates to MIKVTKLNGKSFRINSLFIEVVEAFPDTTITLTNGRKYVVRESEDEVSKLIQEFYQSVGLLGGRMLEELNHEE, encoded by the coding sequence GTGATTAAAGTAACGAAATTAAACGGCAAATCATTTAGGATTAATTCATTATTTATCGAAGTAGTGGAAGCTTTTCCGGATACAACGATTACTTTAACCAATGGACGAAAGTATGTCGTGAGGGAAAGCGAAGATGAAGTGAGCAAGTTGATCCAGGAATTTTATCAGAGTGTCGGCCTTCTTGGAGGGCGAATGTTGGAGGAACTGAACCATGAAGAATAA